The proteins below come from a single Funiculus sociatus GB2-C1 genomic window:
- a CDS encoding IS1 family transposase — protein MLTSRPDCPRCGSNHIVKNGRIHNKKPKYKCQNCGRQFIESPNNKIIDKPTLDYIDKMLLEKIPLAGIARVTSVSKKWLQDYVNTKY, from the coding sequence ATGCTTACTTCTAGACCTGACTGCCCTCGTTGTGGTTCTAACCATATTGTTAAAAATGGTAGAATTCACAATAAAAAACCTAAATATAAATGTCAAAATTGTGGTAGGCAATTTATTGAAAGCCCTAACAACAAGATCATTGATAAACCTACGTTAGATTACATTGACAAAATGTTACTGGAAAAAATTCCTTTAGCAGGAATTGCGAGGGTGACTAGCGTTTCTAAAAAATGGCTTCAAGATTACGTTAATACTAAATATG